The following coding sequences lie in one Dryobates pubescens isolate bDryPub1 chromosome 10, bDryPub1.pri, whole genome shotgun sequence genomic window:
- the ZAR1L gene encoding protein ZAR1-like encodes MESFVYRPFVMYQSFRGSLTPGRSRDPAVKQPSWKQSKSGVISPLLGGPFTPRPSDYLDSYRQSQLQALLSQVSPELLARLPRASTKEVGVQVSLRTDAAVQCSLGTRTLPVGRPSAIRTQGHLAFYSSVANGRLFALPEATGPQNDKASEMTPEKQKEEDGGGEQQDGQAQAAVPSDETSEKPRENAADPRRRSPFQFLEQKYGYFHCKHCKTRWESAYVWCISGSNKVYFKQLCRKCQKGFNPYRVEAIQCQTCSKTRCSCPQKKRHINFRRPHRQELCGRCKGKRLSCDSTYSFKYVV; translated from the exons ATGGAGAGTTTTGTCTATCGTCCTTTTGTCATGTATCAGAGCTTCAGGGGCAGCCTCACGCCAGGCCGCAGCAGGGACCCAGCGGTgaagcagcccagctggaagcagagtAAGAGCGGTGTTATCAGCCCCTTACTCGGGGGGCCCTTCACTCCCAGGCCTTCTGactacctggacagctaccgcCAGAGCCAGCTCCAGGCCCTCCTGTCGCAGGTGAGCCCCGAACTGTTGGCGCGGCTACCCCGGGCCAGCACGAAGGAGGTGGGCGTACAGGTGAGCCTGCGGACGGACGCCGCCGTGCAGTGCTCGCTGGGGACGCGCACGCTGCCCGTCGGCCGCCCCTCTGCTATTCGGACCCAAGGGCACCTTGCCTTCTATTCATCCGTGGCCAATGGCCGGCTCTTCGCGCTGCCTGAGGCCACTGGACCGCAGAACGACAAGGCATCCGAAATGACCCCcgagaaacaaaaggaagaggaTGGTGGcggggagcagcaggatggcCAGGCGCAGGCTGCTGTGCCGAGTGATGAGACATCAGAGAAACCACGGGAGAACGCCGCGGACCCCAGACGCCGGAGTCCCTTCCAG tTTTTGGAGCAGAAGTATGGCTACTTCCACTGTAAACACTGCAAGACCAGATGGGAGAGTGCATACGTGTGGTGCATTTCTGGAAGCAACAAG GTGTACTTCAAGCAGCTCTGTCGCAAATGCCAAAAGGGCTTTAATCCTTATCGAGTGGAAGCAATCCAGTGCCAG ACCTGTTCAAAGACGCGGTGTTCCTGCCCTCAGAAGAAAAGACACATTAACTTCAGGAGACCTCATCGCCAAGAGCTTTGTGGCCGCTGCAAAGGCAAAAGGCTGTCCTGTGACAGCACTTACAGCTTCAAATATGTTGTCTGA